The following are from one region of the Juglans regia cultivar Chandler chromosome 10, Walnut 2.0, whole genome shotgun sequence genome:
- the LOC109020755 gene encoding sm-like protein LSM5 has protein sequence MAANNPSQLLPSELIDRCIGSKIWVIMKGDKELVGTLRGFDVYVNMVLEDVTEYEITAEGRRITKLDQILLNGNNIAILVPGGSPDPE, from the exons ATGGCCGCCAACAATCCTTCACAGCTGCTCCCATCAG AGCTAATTGATAGGTGCATAGGGTCGAAGATTTGGGTAATAATGAAGGGAGACAAGGAGCTCGTTGGTACTCTCAGGGGCTTCGACGTCTATGTCAACATGGTCCTCGAAGACGTTACTGAATA TGAGATCACTGCTGAAGGGAGGCGGATAACAAAGCTTGATCAGATTTTACTAAATGGAAACAACATTGCCATT CTCGTTCCCGGTGGTTCGCCCGATCCAGAATGA